In Trichocoleus desertorum NBK24, the following are encoded in one genomic region:
- a CDS encoding Hpt domain-containing protein produces MQMEKQKQQQILGYFIEEAKEHLETLESGLLDLRSTVADPERVNELFRAAHSIKGGAAMLGFTSIHKIGHRLEDSFKLLQEHPIAVDQQLESFFLKGFDALKELVDYLQGPFGLRDEDADQVLQESEPAFIELQDYLNRLIGVGGKSAAATVQPISTKASAQPQARSASSESMTAQVTVGLKLMLQLFKQKDSATSRQQLHVLCDRLLQLSRGVNAWQNLVQTAQAAIANPQNSYQVLAPLVIKELKEASALVQTGRADEVAPSQKLLRLTSPPEPVRRAPKPTPEPTSTAMFMEPRLTAKALIQAFNKQQLVEIAELLLKASK; encoded by the coding sequence ATGCAGATGGAGAAGCAGAAGCAGCAGCAAATTTTAGGTTATTTCATTGAAGAGGCGAAGGAACACCTCGAAACCCTGGAAAGCGGGCTGCTGGATTTGCGCTCTACAGTGGCAGATCCAGAACGAGTGAATGAGCTATTTCGAGCCGCCCACTCCATCAAAGGGGGGGCAGCGATGCTAGGGTTCACCAGCATTCACAAAATAGGTCACCGCTTAGAGGACTCTTTCAAGCTTTTACAAGAGCATCCGATCGCCGTTGATCAACAGCTAGAATCTTTTTTCCTTAAAGGCTTTGATGCTTTGAAGGAATTAGTAGATTATCTTCAAGGGCCGTTTGGTCTGAGAGATGAAGACGCCGACCAGGTTTTGCAGGAGTCAGAACCTGCCTTTATAGAACTGCAAGACTACCTGAATCGCCTCATTGGTGTAGGTGGCAAATCGGCTGCGGCAACAGTTCAACCTATCAGTACTAAAGCGTCTGCTCAACCACAAGCTCGATCTGCTAGTTCAGAGAGCATGACGGCACAAGTCACGGTGGGCTTGAAGCTAATGCTGCAATTGTTTAAGCAAAAAGACTCTGCCACTAGCCGCCAGCAGTTACACGTTTTGTGCGATCGCTTATTGCAACTAAGCAGAGGAGTCAATGCTTGGCAGAACTTAGTCCAAACAGCTCAAGCTGCGATCGCTAATCCCCAAAACTCCTATCAAGTCCTGGCCCCTCTGGTGATCAAGGAGTTAAAGGAAGCAAGTGCTTTAGTACAGACAGGCCGCGCTGATGAAGTAGCCCCTAGTCAAAAATTACTACGTCTCACTAGCCCTCCAGAACCAGTTCGGCGGGCACCTAAGCCTACCCCTGAGCCAACATCTACAGCAATGTTCATGGAACCAAGACTTACTGCCAAAGCACTCATTCAAGCTTTTAACAAACAGCAGCTAGTTGAAATCGCTGAGCTTTTGCTGAAAGCTTCCAAGTAA
- a CDS encoding mercuric reductase has product MSHASVEPVTVLPEDTYNQALVEQVHPPQWENPQPAASYNLVVIGGGTAGLVAAAGAAGLGAKVALVEKHLLGGDCLNVGCVPSKCMIRSARVAADLQAAEQYGIHVPQDVEVDFSGVMERLRRLRAEISPHDSAQRFQELGVDVFLGTAKFASANSIEVAGQTLRFKQAVIATGTRPAEPAIPGLAEAGYLTNENVFSLTQRPQRLAVVGGGPIGCELAQTFHRLGSEVVLFHKHSHLLDREDETASEIIQRTFIAEGVQLVLSAQIQRVEATGGGKVIHYESEGRAGSVVVDEILVGAGRVPNVEGLELERVGVKHDQHQGVWVNDRLQTTNSRIYAAGDVCMDWKFTHAADAAARIVIQNALFLGRKKLSSLTMPWVTYTDPEIAHVGLYEQQAQAQGIKLDTYLVPLEEVDRAIADGETAGFAKIHVKHGSDKIVGATIVARHAGEMISEVTLAMVGNLGLKAIATTIHPYPTQAEVIRKVADAYNRTRLTPTVKKLFSTWLAWRR; this is encoded by the coding sequence ATGTCCCATGCCAGCGTTGAACCCGTAACCGTGCTGCCTGAGGATACATACAACCAAGCTTTAGTAGAACAGGTACACCCTCCTCAGTGGGAGAATCCACAGCCCGCTGCTAGTTATAACTTGGTGGTCATTGGTGGTGGAACAGCAGGACTCGTAGCGGCGGCTGGGGCGGCTGGTTTAGGGGCCAAAGTAGCACTAGTCGAAAAGCACTTGCTGGGGGGAGATTGCCTGAATGTAGGCTGCGTCCCTTCTAAGTGCATGATTCGCTCGGCTCGTGTAGCAGCGGATCTCCAAGCAGCAGAACAGTATGGCATCCACGTACCACAGGATGTAGAAGTTGATTTTTCTGGGGTGATGGAGCGGTTGCGGCGGCTCCGGGCCGAAATTAGCCCCCACGATTCAGCCCAGCGCTTTCAAGAACTGGGAGTAGATGTGTTTCTTGGAACAGCTAAGTTTGCTAGTGCCAACAGTATAGAAGTGGCAGGCCAAACTTTACGGTTTAAGCAGGCGGTGATTGCTACAGGCACCCGTCCCGCCGAACCTGCGATTCCGGGCTTGGCAGAAGCAGGTTATTTGACCAATGAAAATGTTTTCTCCCTGACTCAGCGCCCACAGCGCTTAGCAGTGGTGGGTGGTGGCCCCATTGGTTGTGAGCTAGCCCAAACCTTTCACCGCTTAGGTTCCGAGGTGGTATTGTTCCACAAGCATTCTCACTTGCTCGATCGCGAGGACGAAACTGCCTCTGAGATTATTCAACGCACCTTTATTGCTGAGGGGGTTCAGTTGGTTTTGTCGGCTCAGATTCAAAGAGTTGAAGCAACGGGTGGCGGTAAGGTAATCCATTACGAAAGTGAAGGCCGAGCGGGGTCAGTCGTAGTGGATGAAATCTTGGTGGGGGCGGGGCGTGTTCCCAATGTGGAGGGATTGGAGCTGGAGCGCGTGGGCGTGAAGCATGACCAGCATCAAGGGGTGTGGGTGAATGATCGCCTTCAAACAACTAACTCTCGTATTTATGCCGCAGGCGATGTTTGTATGGATTGGAAATTTACCCATGCGGCTGACGCAGCGGCCCGCATCGTGATTCAGAACGCTCTATTTTTGGGACGTAAAAAGCTGAGTTCCCTCACTATGCCCTGGGTAACTTACACTGACCCAGAAATCGCTCATGTGGGTTTGTACGAGCAACAGGCGCAAGCGCAAGGCATCAAGCTCGATACTTACCTCGTGCCTTTAGAAGAAGTCGATCGCGCGATCGCAGATGGTGAAACCGCAGGATTTGCCAAAATTCACGTCAAGCACGGTAGTGACAAAATCGTGGGCGCAACCATCGTGGCTCGCCATGCTGGAGAGATGATAAGTGAGGTGACCTTGGCAATGGTAGGAAACTTGGGGCTAAAGGCGATCGCTACAACCATTCATCCCTATCCCACCCAAGCAGAGGTCATTCGCAAAGTTGCAGACGCTTACAACCGTACCCGCTTAACTCCGACGGTCAAAAAACTTTTTTCTACCTGGCTGGCTTGGCGACGCTGA
- a CDS encoding MgPME-cyclase complex family protein — translation MQTYYYVVASQRFLLEEEPFHEVLEERHRYYREQEKEIDFWLVKQPAFLEAPELAAVKAKCPQSPVAVISMNPQFITWLKLRLEFVLTGEFQAPSASIPDPLASLASVS, via the coding sequence ATGCAAACATATTATTACGTCGTCGCTAGTCAGCGTTTTTTGTTGGAAGAAGAACCTTTTCATGAAGTTCTGGAAGAGCGGCATCGCTATTATCGAGAACAAGAAAAGGAGATTGATTTTTGGTTAGTTAAGCAACCCGCTTTTCTAGAAGCTCCAGAACTGGCAGCGGTAAAAGCGAAGTGCCCCCAGTCTCCGGTTGCGGTAATTTCTATGAATCCTCAATTCATCACTTGGCTAAAACTGCGTTTAGAGTTTGTTTTGACTGGTGAATTTCAGGCTCCCAGTGCTTCTATTCCTGATCCGCTTGCTTCTTTAGCATCGGTATCCTAA
- a CDS encoding GFA family protein: MQEASTYEGGCHCGAVRFQVRVARHEAVDCNCSICLKKGFLHLIVPPEDFTLLAGSEALATYTFNTGTAKHLFCRTCGIHAFYRPRSHPNDFDVNVRCLDGDVLTRFQITPFNGSEWEENIDQLQIAPSSDTYVSG, translated from the coding sequence ATGCAGGAAGCTAGTACTTACGAAGGGGGGTGCCACTGTGGGGCCGTTCGCTTCCAGGTGCGTGTGGCTCGTCATGAGGCTGTGGACTGCAACTGCTCAATTTGTCTCAAAAAAGGATTTCTCCATCTCATCGTGCCTCCGGAAGACTTTACGCTGCTAGCGGGTTCTGAGGCACTCGCCACTTATACCTTTAATACGGGCACCGCCAAACATCTGTTCTGTCGTACCTGTGGCATTCATGCCTTTTATCGACCGCGCTCCCACCCCAACGATTTCGACGTGAATGTCCGATGTCTTGATGGTGATGTGCTGACAAGGTTCCAAATTACACCATTTAACGGCAGCGAGTGGGAGGAGAATATTGACCAGTTACAGATAGCACCAAGCTCAGACACATACGTTTCTGGTTAA
- a CDS encoding divergent PAP2 family protein, which produces MQDFADILDNRVLIVALVSCLVAQVLKVIVELAKNRKLNIRALVETGGMPSAHSALVSALATGVGQIVGWATPEFAIAFIFAIIVMYDAAGVRQAAGKQARILNQIIDEVLHEQYEFTEARLKELLGHTPVQVFVGSALGVAISWFAVPMLSRGV; this is translated from the coding sequence ATGCAGGACTTTGCCGACATCCTAGACAACCGGGTGCTGATCGTTGCGCTTGTGTCTTGTCTTGTAGCTCAGGTCTTAAAAGTGATCGTTGAACTTGCCAAGAATCGCAAGTTAAATATTCGCGCTCTTGTAGAGACGGGCGGTATGCCTAGTGCCCACTCTGCTTTAGTTTCCGCTCTGGCAACTGGTGTGGGCCAAATCGTAGGCTGGGCAACTCCAGAGTTTGCGATCGCTTTTATCTTCGCCATTATTGTCATGTACGATGCGGCAGGAGTCCGCCAGGCTGCGGGCAAGCAGGCACGGATCTTGAACCAAATCATTGACGAAGTGCTGCACGAACAATATGAGTTCACAGAAGCTCGCCTGAAAGAATTATTAGGTCACACACCTGTACAAGTCTTTGTCGGTTCTGCTTTAGGTGTCGCGATTTCTTGGTTTGCCGTACCCATGTTAAGTCGAGGCGTTTAG
- a CDS encoding TIGR02588 family protein, whose product MSQDQANSETPIPPFRRSLPEWITFIIASLILLAIAGLVVYEWLAKEKQPPVLSVTPSSVIRETQGNFYLPFAVTNTGGSTAESVQVIAELRINGEVEESGEQQIDFLSSGETEAGAFIFTRNPRDGELVLRVASYKLP is encoded by the coding sequence ATGAGTCAAGATCAAGCAAATTCTGAGACACCAATACCACCTTTTCGTCGTTCCCTACCAGAGTGGATTACTTTTATCATTGCGTCCTTAATCTTGCTGGCGATCGCAGGTTTAGTAGTGTACGAATGGCTAGCCAAGGAAAAGCAACCCCCAGTGTTGTCCGTGACACCCAGTTCAGTCATCCGTGAAACCCAAGGCAATTTCTATCTTCCCTTCGCCGTCACTAATACGGGGGGTAGCACCGCAGAGTCAGTACAAGTGATTGCAGAGCTTCGGATCAACGGCGAAGTTGAAGAATCAGGTGAACAGCAAATTGATTTTCTGTCGAGCGGTGAAACCGAAGCAGGAGCCTTTATCTTTACTCGTAATCCCCGTGATGGAGAGTTAGTGTTACGAGTCGCGAGTTACAAACTACCTTAA
- a CDS encoding class I SAM-dependent methyltransferase has translation MGFYSAVIFPRLLDWGMSHPALAQYRQELLAEVQGDILEIGFGTGLNLQYYPGHVHKITTVDVNPGVSALAQQRIQERAIAVEHHLLNGENLPMADHTFDSVVSTWTLCSIAKVNQALQEIHRVLKPEGKFFFVEHGLSEDPQVQVWQNRLTPLQKVIGDGCHLNRQMQQLIEVSNFKILKLDKFYSSGLPKIGGYMYKGIAVKA, from the coding sequence ATGGGGTTTTACTCGGCAGTGATTTTTCCCCGATTACTAGATTGGGGCATGTCTCACCCAGCTTTGGCGCAGTATCGCCAAGAACTACTGGCTGAGGTGCAAGGAGACATCTTAGAAATTGGTTTTGGCACTGGACTAAATCTGCAATACTACCCTGGCCATGTCCACAAAATTACAACCGTGGATGTGAATCCAGGCGTCAGTGCTTTAGCCCAGCAACGCATTCAAGAGAGAGCGATCGCCGTTGAGCATCATTTATTAAATGGTGAAAATCTGCCAATGGCCGACCATACATTTGACAGTGTAGTTAGCACTTGGACCTTGTGCAGTATTGCCAAAGTCAATCAAGCCTTGCAGGAAATTCACCGCGTCCTCAAACCCGAAGGCAAATTTTTCTTTGTTGAGCATGGGTTAAGTGAAGACCCCCAAGTCCAAGTTTGGCAAAATCGCCTGACTCCTCTACAAAAGGTGATTGGAGATGGTTGTCACCTCAACCGTCAGATGCAGCAGTTAATAGAAGTCAGCAACTTCAAAATTTTGAAATTAGACAAGTTTTATAGCAGCGGCCTACCTAAAATAGGCGGCTACATGTACAAAGGGATAGCCGTCAAAGCTTGA
- the crtE gene encoding geranylgeranyl diphosphate synthase CrtE, with the protein MVLTDETHLSQPQSPFDLSAYLSEWQVQVEAALDHSIEVVYPEKIYEAMRYSLMAGGKRLRPILCLATCTLLGGTADMSMPTACALEMVHTMSLIHDDLPAMDNDDYRRGKLTNHKVYGEDIAILAGDGLLAYAFEFIATQTQNVPAEQILKVIARLGRAVGAAGLVGGQVVDLESEGQPDVSLETLNFIHNHKTAALLEASVISGALLAGAAEVDLQRLSRYAQNIGLAFQIVDDVLDITATQEELGKTAGKDLQAQKATYPSFWGIEESRNQAQRLVESAKAELAAYGEKAQPLMAIADFITARTH; encoded by the coding sequence ATGGTCTTGACTGATGAAACACATTTGTCCCAACCGCAATCCCCTTTTGATCTATCAGCCTATCTGAGCGAATGGCAAGTTCAGGTTGAAGCAGCACTCGACCATTCCATTGAGGTCGTTTACCCTGAGAAGATTTATGAGGCCATGCGTTACTCCTTGATGGCAGGAGGTAAGCGCTTGCGCCCCATCTTGTGTCTAGCAACTTGCACCTTGCTCGGTGGCACAGCAGACATGTCGATGCCTACAGCCTGCGCCTTGGAAATGGTGCACACCATGTCCCTGATCCACGATGATCTTCCCGCAATGGATAACGACGATTATCGGCGGGGTAAGCTGACAAACCACAAAGTCTACGGCGAGGATATTGCGATCTTGGCTGGAGACGGGCTACTAGCCTATGCCTTTGAGTTTATTGCCACGCAAACCCAGAACGTACCTGCGGAACAGATTCTTAAAGTGATTGCTCGGTTAGGTCGGGCAGTCGGTGCCGCAGGGTTGGTAGGGGGCCAAGTGGTGGATCTAGAGTCTGAAGGACAGCCTGATGTCTCTTTAGAAACGCTCAATTTTATTCATAACCATAAGACCGCCGCTCTACTAGAGGCATCTGTCATTTCCGGGGCTTTGTTGGCAGGAGCCGCAGAAGTAGATCTGCAAAGGCTGTCCCGCTACGCCCAAAACATTGGCTTAGCCTTTCAGATCGTCGATGACGTGTTGGATATTACGGCGACCCAGGAAGAGTTGGGTAAAACCGCAGGTAAAGATCTTCAAGCTCAAAAAGCCACATATCCCAGCTTCTGGGGAATTGAAGAATCCAGAAATCAGGCCCAACGCTTAGTTGAATCAGCAAAGGCAGAGTTAGCCGCTTATGGCGAAAAAGCCCAACCACTGATGGCGATCGCTGACTTCATCACCGCCCGTACCCACTAA
- a CDS encoding NAD(P)-dependent oxidoreductase, producing the protein MKNSIANYYEWETKKRSLRAWRDAVVTVGFIGTGLMGLPMAERLLAANLSVIAYNRTSEKLEPLKNAGVAIAQSPVEVLQEAECVLLMLTDAPAIQAVLLSPEARSALAGRTIIQMGTIAPSESRAIASEVEAAGGDYLEAPVLGSIPEAQAGKLIVMVGSSPEQFQRWLSLLQQLGPETRLIGEVGSAAALKLALNQLIGSLTTAFALSLGFVMRQGVDVETFMDILRNSALYAPTFDKKLQRMVERNYANPNFPTKHLLKDMTLFLGEAQSAGLNANSLEGVQAILEMAQKLNLAEADYSALFSAVSPED; encoded by the coding sequence ATTAAGAACTCGATCGCCAATTACTATGAATGGGAAACAAAAAAGCGATCGCTGAGGGCGTGGAGGGATGCCGTGGTGACAGTAGGGTTTATTGGTACAGGACTAATGGGCTTGCCGATGGCGGAGCGGTTACTGGCGGCTAATCTGTCGGTCATTGCTTACAACCGTACTTCAGAGAAACTGGAACCATTAAAAAATGCTGGGGTGGCGATCGCTCAGTCTCCAGTCGAAGTATTGCAGGAAGCAGAATGTGTGTTGCTGATGCTGACAGACGCTCCTGCGATTCAGGCTGTCTTGTTGTCACCAGAAGCTCGCTCAGCGCTGGCAGGACGAACCATCATTCAAATGGGTACGATCGCACCTTCTGAGAGTCGCGCGATCGCGTCAGAAGTTGAAGCTGCGGGAGGTGATTATCTAGAAGCACCCGTGTTGGGCAGCATTCCGGAGGCGCAGGCGGGCAAATTGATTGTAATGGTGGGGAGTTCCCCAGAGCAATTTCAACGCTGGCTGAGTCTCTTACAACAACTGGGGCCAGAGACGCGACTGATCGGTGAGGTGGGCAGTGCAGCAGCACTCAAGCTGGCGCTCAATCAATTAATTGGCTCCCTGACAACGGCTTTTGCCTTGAGTCTGGGTTTTGTAATGCGGCAAGGCGTTGACGTAGAAACTTTCATGGATATTCTGCGAAATAGCGCTTTATACGCTCCAACATTCGACAAGAAGTTGCAACGAATGGTGGAACGTAACTATGCCAATCCCAATTTCCCCACGAAACATTTGCTGAAAGATATGACTTTGTTTTTGGGAGAAGCTCAATCAGCGGGGTTGAATGCCAATAGTTTAGAGGGAGTTCAAGCGATTTTGGAGATGGCTCAAAAGCTGAATTTGGCGGAAGCAGACTACTCAGCTTTATTCTCTGCGGTGAGCCCAGAAGATTAA
- a CDS encoding SH3 domain-containing protein, which produces MLNLKKFSTLCSVVSIAVLTFTFASLPAIAQLRVGNLSEIEGDITCGRGTGGTLAYAETKNYLVYICGTEGDPTAPRFYRSRTRDGSQGLNLEAVNYNPRQMRYFEFTNNDYTYTLQIPTSQIPNPVLAVEFPNGRRVEERVLRYLARTDSSNANQAVCSFITANYVNVRSGPSTNYPVLTQLNRARIVRALNRQGNWVKLVGVEDPTTERVRALNGWVSNAYINGCSEDQFDRWRR; this is translated from the coding sequence ATGTTAAATCTTAAGAAATTTAGTACCTTATGCTCAGTTGTCTCCATCGCCGTCCTTACTTTTACGTTTGCCAGTCTGCCAGCGATCGCGCAGCTAAGAGTTGGCAACTTAAGCGAAATTGAAGGAGATATTACTTGTGGTCGAGGGACTGGAGGAACCTTAGCCTATGCAGAAACTAAAAACTATCTAGTTTACATTTGTGGGACTGAGGGTGACCCAACTGCTCCACGCTTCTACCGGAGCCGCACGAGAGATGGCAGCCAAGGGCTAAACCTAGAAGCCGTTAACTATAATCCTCGGCAAATGCGTTATTTCGAATTTACGAATAACGACTATACCTATACCTTGCAGATTCCTACTTCCCAAATTCCCAATCCAGTACTAGCTGTTGAATTTCCTAACGGAAGGCGGGTTGAGGAGAGAGTCCTCAGGTATTTAGCCCGAACTGACTCAAGCAACGCTAATCAAGCAGTTTGCTCCTTTATTACTGCTAACTATGTCAATGTTCGGAGCGGTCCTAGCACCAACTATCCTGTATTGACCCAGCTCAATCGTGCTCGTATAGTCAGGGCGCTTAATCGGCAAGGTAATTGGGTCAAGCTTGTAGGAGTTGAAGACCCAACTACTGAGCGTGTGCGTGCTCTCAATGGCTGGGTTTCCAATGCCTATATCAATGGTTGTTCCGAAGATCAGTTTGACCGATGGCGTAGATAG
- a CDS encoding pyridoxine 5'-phosphate synthase yields the protein MPTLGVNIDHIATIRQARRTVEPDPVAAAVLAELAGADGITVHLREDRRHIQDRDVRLLRQTVRTHLNLEMAATDEMIAIALDIKPDYVTLVPERREEVTTEGGLEIAGQQERMAQVVAQLQNAGIPVSLFIDADPAQIQASAATGAKFIELHTGRYAEAHDEVSRAKELEILAEGCRQAIAAGLRVNAGHGLTYWNVYPVACLEGMEELNIGHTIISRAALVGMERAVREMKQALRGEL from the coding sequence TTGCCTACGCTTGGCGTTAACATTGACCACATTGCCACGATTCGGCAAGCGCGTCGAACGGTGGAGCCAGATCCGGTAGCGGCGGCTGTTTTAGCAGAGTTGGCTGGAGCAGATGGCATTACGGTTCACCTGCGCGAAGATCGACGGCATATCCAAGATCGAGACGTGCGGCTGTTGCGACAAACGGTACGTACTCACTTGAACTTGGAAATGGCAGCAACGGATGAAATGATCGCGATCGCCCTCGACATCAAACCCGACTACGTCACTTTGGTTCCAGAGCGGCGGGAAGAGGTGACGACAGAGGGTGGTTTGGAGATCGCAGGCCAGCAGGAGCGCATGGCGCAAGTGGTAGCCCAGTTGCAAAATGCTGGAATTCCAGTCAGTCTGTTTATTGATGCTGACCCCGCTCAAATTCAAGCCTCTGCCGCTACGGGAGCCAAGTTTATTGAGTTGCATACGGGGCGTTATGCAGAAGCTCATGATGAAGTGAGTCGAGCTAAGGAGCTAGAGATCTTGGCGGAGGGATGTCGGCAGGCGATCGCGGCTGGACTGCGAGTTAATGCTGGGCATGGCCTCACCTACTGGAATGTTTACCCAGTGGCTTGCTTAGAAGGCATGGAAGAACTCAACATCGGCCATACCATCATCAGCCGAGCGGCACTTGTGGGGATGGAGCGAGCAGTGCGGGAAATGAAGCAAGCCCTGCGCGGAGAGCTATAA
- a CDS encoding TVP38/TMEM64 family protein: MNHKPLRKRWSLGFKLAILLVLISISVLAVQSLNLEVWLPVLLRRVKSLGVWAPIAFMGIYVAATLCFIPGSLLTIGAGVLFGVVLGSIYTFLGASLGAIAAFCVSRYMVRKWAQKWITKQLEGSEKFQAVNQAVAREGFRIVLLTRLSPVLPFTWLNYAFGLSQVSLRDYALGCLGMIPATVMYVYIGSLLGDLAALVSGATARSRTLAEVILLSVGLVATVVVTLYITQIARKALDEKAL, encoded by the coding sequence ATGAACCACAAGCCGCTGCGAAAGCGATGGAGCCTAGGATTCAAACTAGCTATTTTGTTAGTTTTAATTTCGATTTCTGTTTTGGCAGTTCAGTCTTTAAACCTTGAAGTTTGGTTGCCTGTACTGCTAAGGCGAGTTAAAAGTTTAGGAGTCTGGGCACCGATCGCCTTTATGGGCATTTATGTAGCAGCAACTCTGTGCTTCATCCCAGGCTCACTCTTAACTATCGGGGCAGGAGTTTTATTTGGAGTGGTTTTAGGCTCAATTTACACATTCTTGGGGGCGAGTTTAGGGGCGATCGCCGCCTTTTGCGTGAGTAGATACATGGTGCGAAAATGGGCACAAAAATGGATAACCAAGCAGCTCGAAGGAAGTGAAAAGTTTCAAGCAGTAAATCAAGCAGTAGCGAGAGAGGGCTTCAGGATTGTACTGCTAACTCGACTCTCCCCAGTCTTGCCTTTTACCTGGTTGAATTATGCGTTTGGTCTAAGTCAGGTATCTTTGCGAGATTATGCCCTAGGCTGCTTAGGCATGATTCCTGCCACTGTTATGTATGTCTATATTGGTTCACTATTGGGCGACCTAGCGGCATTGGTGAGTGGTGCTACAGCGCGATCGCGGACTTTGGCTGAAGTGATCCTCCTGAGTGTGGGTCTAGTTGCGACGGTGGTTGTCACTCTCTACATCACTCAAATTGCCCGAAAAGCCTTAGACGAAAAAGCCTTATAA
- a CDS encoding TIGR02587 family membrane protein, which produces MSPRKRRKGNIWLHELDDLIRGASGGFLFGIPLLYTMEVWWIGSSTEPPLILLACAATFVVIFLLNRTAGFRKSQGAHPIDAARETIEAIAIGFVCAALVLVLLREVTWETSRSETLGKVAFEGIPFALGVALANQFLSSGRNGDDDAQATSFRRADDLNETLSDIGATLIGSLIIAFNIAPTDEVAMLAAAISGPWLLLMIVASLLITYGIVFEAGFANEQRRYQQPGIFQRPLSETVAAYLVSLIAAAAMLFFFQRLDFQDPWSMWLSYTLVLGLPASVGGAAGRLAI; this is translated from the coding sequence ATGAGTCCTAGAAAACGTCGCAAAGGAAATATCTGGTTACATGAACTGGATGATTTAATTCGAGGAGCCTCAGGAGGCTTTTTGTTTGGAATTCCCTTGCTCTACACCATGGAAGTCTGGTGGATTGGTTCCTCGACAGAGCCTCCCCTCATACTGCTCGCTTGCGCTGCCACATTTGTCGTTATTTTCCTGCTCAACCGCACGGCTGGCTTTCGTAAGAGCCAAGGAGCACATCCTATTGATGCAGCAAGGGAAACCATTGAGGCGATCGCCATAGGCTTCGTTTGTGCAGCGCTAGTGCTAGTTTTACTGCGGGAAGTGACTTGGGAAACCTCTAGGAGCGAAACCTTAGGAAAAGTCGCTTTTGAAGGCATTCCATTTGCCTTGGGCGTTGCTTTAGCTAATCAATTTCTCAGTAGTGGACGCAATGGCGATGATGATGCGCAAGCTACTTCTTTTAGACGGGCAGATGATCTGAACGAAACATTGTCAGATATTGGTGCCACCCTCATTGGTTCGCTGATTATTGCCTTTAACATCGCTCCCACCGACGAGGTGGCTATGTTAGCAGCGGCGATTTCAGGCCCGTGGCTGCTGTTGATGATTGTGGCCTCTCTGTTAATTACTTACGGCATTGTGTTTGAAGCAGGGTTTGCCAACGAGCAAAGGCGTTATCAACAACCAGGGATTTTTCAGCGGCCCTTGAGTGAGACTGTAGCGGCTTACCTAGTTTCTCTCATAGCGGCTGCGGCAATGCTTTTTTTCTTTCAGCGATTAGACTTTCAAGATCCGTGGTCTATGTGGTTGAGTTATACACTGGTGCTTGGCTTACCCGCTAGTGTTGGAGGAGCGGCAGGACGCTTAGCGATATGA